One window of the Eucalyptus grandis isolate ANBG69807.140 chromosome 6, ASM1654582v1, whole genome shotgun sequence genome contains the following:
- the LOC104448420 gene encoding stem-specific protein TSJT1 — MLAIFHKACAHPPEELNSPASHGGSWKPKLPDETLREFVSRHPDNTFSITFGDAAALAYVRPDNPFSLHQRLFCGFDDIYCLFMGSLNNLNQLTKQYGLAKGSNEAVFVIEAYRTLRDRGPYPADQVVKDLDGSFAFVVYDSKSGTVFTALGSDGGEKLYWGIAGDGSVMICDDKEVIKAGCAKSYAPFPQGCMFHSEGGLMSFEHPMNKMKAMPRVDSEGVMCGANFKVDKFTRVNSIPRRGSESNWMEWDSH; from the exons ATGTTGGCAATATTTCACAAGGCATGTGCCCACCCACCGGAGGAGCTGAACAGCCCCGCCTCTCACGGTGGCTCGTGGAAGCCCAAGCTCCCAGATGAGACCCTCAGAGAGTTCGTCTCGCGCCACCCGGACAACACCTTCTCCATTACCTTCGGGGATGCTGCCGCTCTTGCCTACGTCAGGCCTGACAACCCCTTTTCTCTCCACCAGAG GTTGTTTTGTGGGTTCGATGATATATACTGTCTGTTCATGGGGAGCCTGAACAACCTGAATCAGCTGACCAAGCAGTATGGGCTGGCCAAGGGAAGCAACGAGGCCGTGTTTGTGATAGAGGCATACAGGACGCTCAGGGACAGGGGTCCATACCCGGCTGATCAGGTGGTGAAGGATCTCGATGGTAGCTTTGCCTTCGTTGTCTATGACAGCAAGAGTGGGACCGTCTTCACTGCACTG GGTTCTGATGGAGGAGAGAAGCTGTACTGGGGGATTGCAGGTGATGGCTCTGTTATGATATGTGATGACAAGGAAGTCATAAAGGCAGGGTGTGCCAAGTCATATGCTCCCTTCCCCCAGG GGTGCATGTTCCACAGTGAAGGAGGACTGATGAGCTTCGAGCATCCGatgaacaagatgaaggcgATGCCGAGGGTGGACAGTGAGGGCGTGATGTGCGGGGCCAACTTCAAGGTCGATAAGTTCACGAGGGTGAACAGCATTCCTCGCCGAGGGAGCGAATCGAACTGGATGGAGTGGGATTCACACTAA